A genomic window from Clostridium aceticum includes:
- a CDS encoding tyrosine-type recombinase/integrase yields the protein MNTVEPIRDIDVVYDIAEYLRVRNQRDYVMWMFGIHTGLRISDILKLRVRDVKDKEFIYLREKKRKKERKIILHYDLRQIINEYIHDKENYEYLFKSRKGTNQPISAVQAWRIIKGAAKAFGVECVATHSMRKTHGYIIYILSEKDPVAVKEALNQGDVSSALRYIGVRQDMVDKHVKKLGDYISQKRK from the coding sequence ATGAATACAGTTGAGCCGATCAGGGATATAGATGTGGTATATGATATTGCTGAATACCTTAGAGTACGAAATCAGAGAGACTATGTGATGTGGATGTTTGGAATTCATACTGGATTAAGAATCTCTGATATTTTGAAGCTGAGGGTGAGAGATGTAAAAGACAAAGAGTTTATCTACTTGAGGGAAAAGAAAAGAAAAAAAGAAAGAAAGATTATTTTGCATTATGATTTAAGGCAAATCATAAATGAGTATATTCATGATAAAGAAAACTACGAGTATCTTTTCAAGTCACGGAAAGGAACAAATCAACCAATAAGTGCAGTACAGGCATGGAGGATAATTAAGGGTGCAGCAAAAGCTTTTGGAGTAGAATGTGTTGCAACACATTCCATGAGAAAAACTCACGGATATATTATTTATATCTTATCAGAGAAAGATCCTGTAGCAGTAAAAGAAGCACTGAACCAAGGGGATGTTTCGTCAGCTTTAAGATATATTGGTGTGAGACAGGATATGGTTGATAAGCATGTGAAGAAGTTGGGGGACTATATAAGCCAAAAGCGGAAGTAA